The following proteins are co-located in the Tetrapisispora phaffii CBS 4417 chromosome 4, complete genome genome:
- the RPL10 gene encoding 60S ribosomal protein uL16 (similar to Saccharomyces cerevisiae RPL10 (YLR075W); ancestral locus Anc_8.10) — MARRPARCYRYQKNKPYPKSRYNRAVPDSKIRIYDLGKKKATVGEFPLCVHLVSNELEQLSSEALEAARICANKYMTKVSGRDAFHLRVRVHPFHVLRINKMLSCAGADRLQQGMRGAWGKPHGLAARVDIGQIIFSVRTKDSNKDVVIEGLRRARYKFPGQQKIIISKKWGFTSLDRAEYVKRMEAGEVKDDGAFVKFLSKKGPLEANMREFPAYFANQA; from the coding sequence ATGGCTAGAAGACCTGCTAGATGTTACAGATACCAAAAGAACAAGCCTTACCCAAAGTCTAGATACAACAGAGCTGTCCCAGACTCTAAGATCAGAATCTATGATTTAGGTAAAAAGAAGGCCACAGTCGGAGAATTCCCTCTATGTGTTCATTTAGTCTCCAACGAATTGGAACAATTATCTTCCGAAGCTTTAGAAGCCGCCCGTATTTGTGCTAACAAGTACATGACCAAGGTCTCCGGTAGAGATGCTTTCCATTTAAGAGTCAGAGTTCATCCTTTCCACGTCTTAAGAATCAACAAGATGTTGTCTTGTGCTGGTGCCGATAGATTGCAACAAGGTATGAGAGGTGCTTGGGGTAAGCCACATGGTTTAGCTGCCAGAGTTGACATTGGTCAAATTATCTTCTCTGTCAGAACCAAGGACAGCAACAAGGACGTTGTCATTGAAGGGTTAAGAAGAGCCAGATACAAGTTCCCAGGCCAACAAAAGATCATTATCTCCAAGAAATGGGGTTTCACCTCTTTAGACAGAGCTGAATACGTCAAGAGAATGGAGGCCGGTGAAGTTAAGGATGACGGTGCTTTCGTTAAGTTCTTATCCAAGAAGGGTCCATTAGAAGCTAACATGAGAGAATTCCCAGCTTACTTCGCTAACCAAGCTTAA
- the BUD20 gene encoding Bud20p (similar to Saccharomyces cerevisiae BUD20 (YLR074C); ancestral locus Anc_8.11): MGRYSVKRYKTKRRTKDLDLIYNELTSKEKIHGLLNQPMDETKPGLGQHYCIHCAKYMETAIALKTHLKTKVHKRRVKELKEVPYTQEVANAAAGVDLNKFLNRVEQIKTKVGIEKNDNEVLLKDHLTEKLSNIKSTEPTLPWVTEENVEQPVEATSSTQDEIKMD, encoded by the coding sequence ATGGGTAGATATTCTGTGAAGAGATATAAAACCAAGAGAAGAACCAAGGATTTGGATTTGATATACAATGAGCTGACCTCAAAGGAGAAGATACACGGCTTGTTAAACCAGCCTATGGATGAAACCAAACCTGGTCTGGGTCAACACTACTGCATACACTGTGCTAAGTACATGGAAACTGCCATCGCCCTGAAAACACATTTGAAGACAAAAGTTCATAAGAGGAGAgttaaagaattaaaagagGTGCCATACACTCAAGAGGTTGCTAATGCCGCAGCAGGAGTTGATTTGAATAAGTTTTTAAATAGAGTTGAACAGATTAAAACTAAGGTCGGTATTGAGAAAAATGATAACGAAGTCTTATTAAAAGATCATTtaactgaaaaattatctaaTATTAAATCAACTGAGCCAACTCTGCCTTGGGTCACCGAAGAAAACGTCGAACAACCTGTGGAGGCAACTAGCAGTACGCAAGATGAAATTAAGATGgattag
- the OTU1 gene encoding ubiquitin-specific protease OTU1 (similar to Saccharomyces cerevisiae OTU1 (YFL044C); ancestral locus Anc_8.12), with protein MFIQQLLNKFKCHNIQSHLQKMRLKITGQNGFNEVLTLDNDSTLQDLVNKVAIESKIISIRYGYPPVKVELNQENLCQKLDNLNISSGEKISLVLESDGFKGTGSVVSETPAKILKETQIYVEIPGEGEKVLQTHVVPDDNSCLFHSISYCMYKEITLAQELRKIVSDEILKKPDFYNSAILEKSNKEYASWILKKDSWGGGIEISILSEKLEVAIYVVDIDGEDISKFNEDKYDKFIMIVFNGVHYDSVEIESNKKTVFDKNEELNSNIVLSGALSIAKQLKDNGYSFNTHKDRIKCNTCQRILVGERDVAKHAEATGHYDFGQAK; from the coding sequence ATGTTTATTCAACAGTTATTGAATAAGTTCAAGTGTCATAACATACAATCGCATCTACAAAAAATGAGATTAAAGATAACTGGTCAAAATGGCTTCAATGAAGTTTTAACTTTAGATAATGACTCAACTCTTCAAGATTTAGTGAATAAAGTGGCAATTGAGagtaaaataatatctatTAGATACGGTTATCCACCTGTTAAAGTTGAATTGAATCAAGAGAATTTATGCCAGAAACTagataatttgaatataagTTCTGGTGAGAAGATAAGCTTAGTCCTTGAAAGTGATGGGTTCAAGGGGACAGGATCGGTTGTTTCTGAAACCCCTGctaaaatattgaaagaaacTCAGATATATGTTGAGATACCTGGTGAAGGAGAAAAAGTCTTACAGACGCATGTGGTTCCAGATGATAACTCTTGTCTATTCCATTCTATATCCTATTGCATGTATAAGGAGATCACGTTAGCGCAAGAACTTCGAAAGATAGTTTCTGATGAAATTCTAAAGAAACCTGATTTTTATAACAGTGCTATATTGGAGAAAAGTAATAAAGAATATGCAAGTTGGATTCTTAAAAAGGATTCCTGGGGTGGTGGTATCGAGATTTCTATATTATCAGAGAAATTAGAGGTTGCAATTTACGTTGTGGACATTGATGGAGAAGATATTAGCAAATTCAATGAGGATAAGTACGATAAGTTTATAATGATTGTCTTCAACGGTGTGCATTACGATTCAGTGGAGATTGAAagcaataaaaaaactgTTTTCGATAAGAACGAAGAATTGAATAGTAACATAGTGTTATCGGGAGCGTTGTCTATCGCAAAACAACTGAAGGATAATGGATACTCATTCAACACACACAAGGATAGAATCAAGTGCAACACATGTCAAAGGATCTTAGTTGGTGAACGAGACGTTGCAAAACATGCTGAAGCAACAGGCCACTACGATTTTGGACAAGCCAAATAA
- the TPHA0D00220 gene encoding GRAM and VASt domain-containing protein (similar to Saccharomyces cerevisiae YFL042C and YLR072W; ancestral locus Anc_8.14) — MSRLLWNKYSANDNRLQDIKNASNSTIANSTSETVLKISTRPSYEESSGENSGNMSDVDEICSKGSRGTLQTKHSQHVLTTKRSLMRMGSDHISMKSLPADPHVSEINSLSENGATYSDDNEALKLVNGFVDKGSYQLDSKEKNDRQNKSLDFNPNNANDQNASNYSFLGNVMTSLAFGKGNHDMDQNYSLDKFSEKQHFASTTRDKIFHNLFQSIAEDERLIDTFENFKIIIDILGKKNVTYFGDLYISSHHLSFNSKSLNGLNFNFTLLFTDVLKIKLSGKSNIVVKTTNGDLLITSKNSKQKKTNLLIADLHTLLNDSHSSQSILYSGVNNTEHANRALSPTLLLTHNNKCPSGENLHNQRKISENNDELIQNAIRSVDDYSTSELNFTNDNDSDIEFDYDNVDAQVTGTEDSLCDLDNSNQSIYILKPDSKYSYNGPAIHSKTSGSSEKLHKNEYVLSETVLNSPPGLVFQLMFSDLNYNFWLEFGKVQSNTEFSGFGIYEDNIDEDGNTYREYKYTKALNYPIGPKSTTCFTRDTILRMDFTDHIDVLNTTTTPDVPSGDSFSMKTRYQFSWGDDNTCVLKISYWVDWTGSSWIKGMIDSSCKSGQISVNKEMIPFIQEYVRKHTIQSKSVPPKKKISIDNPTYKIKESSKIQKILEPSNNSKPVSTQTARNGEKSNSKKLEDKASNTHNYIIIILLCCVTLLCSIQTYQNYVIQKTVDELNESMRIITKIVLTYWSTE, encoded by the coding sequence ATGTCGAGGTTATTGTGGAATAAATACAGTGCCAATGATAATAGATTACAAGATATTAAGAATGCTAGTAATTCTACAATTGCTAATAGTACATCTGAAACCGTGCTAAAAATATCGACCAGGCCAAGTTATGAGGAGAGTAGTGGAGAAAATTCAGGGAACATGAGTGATGTAGATGAGATCTGTTCGAAAGGTAGTAGAGGTACTTTGCAAACCAAGCATTCGCAACATGTGCTCACTACGAAAAGGTCCTTGATGAGAATGGGTTCAGATCACATCTCAATGAAATCATTGCCTGCTGACCCGCATGTCTCTGAGATTAACTCTTTATCAGAAAATGGTGCAACTTATTCAGATGATAATGAGGCATTGAAGTTGGTGAATGGATTCGTGGATAAAGGTTCTTATCAATTGGATAGTAAAGAAAAGAATGATCGCCAAAATAAATCTCTAGATTTCAATCCGAACAATGCTAACGACCAAAACGCCAGTAATTACTCATTTCTAGGTAATGTAATGACAAGTTTAGCCTTTGGAAAAGGAAATCATGATATGGATCAAAATTATTCGTTAGATAAATTTTCAGAGAAACAACATTTTGCATCAACGACAAGAGATAAGATTTTCcataatttatttcaatctaTTGCAGAAGATGAAAGATTGATAGATACCTTTGAaaacttcaaaattattatagaTATACTAGGAAAGAAAAACGTCACTTATTTTGGCGATCTCTATATTTCATCACATCATCTGTCATTCAACTCTAAGTCATTAAATGGGTTAAATTTTAACTTTACATTGTTGTTTACAGAtgtattaaaaattaaattgaGTGGGAAATCAAATATCGTGGTAAAGACAACTAACGgtgatttattaataactTCAAAGAACagtaaacaaaaaaagacaaatttattgattgCTGATTTGCATACCTTGTTAAATGATTCACATTCGAGTCAGTCAATATTGTACAGTGGAGTAAATAACACAGAACATGCTAACAGGGCGTTATCACCCACATTACTATTAACACACAATAATAAGTGTCCTTCTGGAGAAAATCTCCATAACCAGAGAAAGATTtcagaaaataatgatgaacTTATACAAAATGCTATAAGATCTGTCGATGATTATTCTACCAGTGAATTGAATTTTACAAATGATAACGACTCTGATATCGAGTTTGACTATGACAATGTTGACGCCCAAGTTACTGGTACAGAGGATAGCTTATGTGATTTAGATAATTCAAACCaatctatttatattttaaaaccagattctaaatattcatataatGGGCCAGCTATTCATTCTAAAACATCAGGTTCTTCAGAAAAACTGcataaaaatgaatatgtGTTATCAGAGACAGTTCTAAATTCTCCTCCCGGATTAGTCTTCCAGTTAATGTTCTCTGATTTGAATTACAATTTCTGGCTAGAATTTGGTAAAGTTCAAAGTAATACAGAATTTTCAGGGTTTGGCATATATGAAGACAATATAGATGAAGATGGCAATACCTATCGCGAGTACAAATATACAAAAGCCTTGAATTATCCAATAGGGCCCAAATCGACAACATGTTTTACTAGAGACACTATTTTACGTATGGATTTCACAGATCATATTGATGTCTTGAATACAACAACCACTCCTGATGTTCCTAGTGGAGACAGTTTTTCGATGAAAACTAGGTACCAATTTAGTTGGGGAGATGATAATACATGTGttcttaaaatatcttattGGGTTGACTGGACCGGCAGCAGTTGGATAAAAGGAATGATTGACTCCAGTTGCAAAAGTGGCCAGATTTCTGTGAATAAAGAAATGATTCCATTTATACAGGAGTATGTCAGAAAGCACACAATTCAATCAAAGTCAGTTCCAccgaagaagaagatttcaattgataatcCAACgtataaaataaaagagagttcaaaaatacaaaaaatacttgaaccatcaaataattctaaaCCAGTCTCTACTCAAACTGCCAGAAACGgagaaaaatcaaatagtAAGAAACTTGAAGATAAAGCAAGTAACACTCATAATTacataataattatattattatgttgTGTCACATTATTATGCTCAATTCAAACATACCAAAACTATGTTATCCAGAAGACCGTTGACGAATTGAATGAATCCATGAGGATAATAACAAAGATCGTTTTGACGTACTGGAGTActgaataa